Below is a genomic region from Miscanthus floridulus cultivar M001 chromosome 1, ASM1932011v1, whole genome shotgun sequence.
TCTAATCAAGCAGAAACAAGAATTGTTTCTGGCTTCCGGTCGGAGCCGGgatttcctaaccctagccgcctcctGCTGAGTCTCGCGTGAACAGTGCCGCTCGCTACTGTAGCACCGCGGGAATTCTACgactgcagcagcagccgccgcgctctcgccgccacggcccctcgccggcgtcgagagtacagaccacgtcctcctctcttccacccctATAACCTACGCAGTAACACCGGTAGGGCATCTAGTCCTATCATTGGCACTCCCAATCTGCAAACTGGCACCATGGAGCAGAAGAAATTTCATCGCTCACGCACTTTTGCTTTGCCTGCCTCTTTCCTGGCAATCCACCATGCCCCAGCCACCCCTGGTCAGTCCTGGCTGGCTGCGGCCGCCGCTGGCCTGGCTGCCATCAGCTGGCAGTGGCTGCTCCCAGCTGTGGGATGGCTGCTGGTTGGTGGCGATTAGGGTGGGGCTGGGTGCCAGTTTTTCAACCTAACTCGTTTTTTCGACCCTTAGCctgtttttttatatttatttttgacaaaccaattaTTGGCAACTATTGGAGAAATGCAAAAACTTTGATAGCTACTCTTTTTCGTAAGTTGGAATGATCAAGGATTTGGCAACTATTTTTTAGCTCTTGGAGATGCTGAGTGAAGACATCACTGGATGCCTGCAAGGCTAGTAACCGATAACCGTAGCTTCTCCGTCAGAAAGGCTGACAGAAACTTAGCAACCGACCTTTTCCTTCTGTAAGTATCAATATTCAGTTTCCACTTCATAATGTGATGTCCATTATTCAGTCGTCAAGTATACCGGAATGCCACTGGTGTTTTTGGTACAATCAAAGAAGCTTTAGTGGTTGAAATCCACATGCAAATCTAGAGTTTTCTAGCTGAACTAATATTTCAGTCATGTATAAAACAACTAGGGCCCTCAAACAACTAGAACAAGCCAGGTTACCTACTTACCTCGATGAAGTAACCCGTGCCGACGTCGACGAGGACCGTCTCGGCGTCGTCCAGCGAGCCGGGCACGTAGAGGGACGCAGTGAGGGGCACTAGCATCTTCTTCCCTGCACACCAACCACCGACGCCCTAGCCATCAATCGGCCGCCGGAAAGGAAGAGGAAACGAAACGAGCGGCACGGGTAAGCAAGGGGATCGGAGGAAGGGGTACGAAGATACGTGCCGTGGGGGCGGAGGGATAGGTCATGGAGCGCGGCGGAGGCGTTCTCGAGTCGAGTGGCGGCGGTGCGGATCTTGGTGAGGCTGTCCTGGAGGAGGTTGAACTCCAGATCCGTCTGCTCCTTGAGCCCCTTGAGCTGCTCGACGCTCAGCTTGTCCAGCTCGATCCGTCCAGGGCTCGCCATGGCTATCGCCTTCGCTAGCTACGCTTGTCACGGCGGCGCCAGGGCAGGAGTGGCGGCGGGTGTAAACGCGGAGGGAGGAGTATCGAGAGAGAAACAGGCGGCGGGCACTATAGGCTAAGCGGTAAGAAACggaagtaaataaataaataaattatcgAAACATCTTAATAACAACAGCCCCTATAGCTCAGTGGTAGAGCGTCAGTCTTGTAAACTGAAGGTCTGTAGTTCGATCCTGCATGGGGGCATTGTTTTTATTTTCTATCTTTTTGTCTTATTTTGGTCTTCTTTTCAGTTTTCAGATTTCAAAAAAAATCACAACTTCCTAGCTATTTAATTATTTTTAAATATATTTTCTTCTCCAGACACACATAGGCCTGGgcttcaaaattcgggtaataaaaattgctacctGGTATTAGCTCCGAAAAAACACTACTCGTAAATTCGGGTATCCGATAATTCAggtttacagaaaacaacaaactacactaaattttagtagcgatctatacataatttcagtaGCAATTTGTATAAAATTTCAACAACAATTTGTTGAGAATAATATATTATAGTCATTggttcaaatagagagaattatattctaataaagttaTAAGTTAAAGTGTTCAACTAAtaacacatgataaatacaaagacaaagGTAGTTCGGGTATTTTGGGTATCGGGGGATATTATCCGAATTACCCAAACAATTTTCGGGTAATTAAAATCACTATCCGAAATTGGAATTAGGTACCTCGAgatcgggtaattcgggtccgagTTTGGGTAATTCGGTGGGTAATGAGTATCGAGTATTTTGCCCCGGCCTAGACACACGGCCCCGTTTGGCTtcctaaaacttggctgaaactagctgaaaaacattgttctggctgaattgttgtgaaagaaaaatactgttccgactaaaaaaacgaGCCGAACAAGCCGGTTTCTGGATAAGCTGAACGGGACCACGGTATTGTTTTTGGGCCACTTGCtg
It encodes:
- the LOC136485023 gene encoding prefoldin subunit 5-like — protein: MASPGRIELDKLSVEQLKGLKEQTDLEFNLLQDSLTKIRTAATRLENASAALHDLSLRPHGKKMLVPLTASLYVPGSLDDAETVLVDVGTGYFIEKTMAQGKEYCERKINLLKSNFDELAEVATKKKAIAEDMAMLLQAKLRQASPGPNS